From one Brachypodium distachyon strain Bd21 chromosome 4, Brachypodium_distachyon_v3.0, whole genome shotgun sequence genomic stretch:
- the LOC100823004 gene encoding pectinesterase, producing the protein MSSSAFGDFGPLTERRRAEKARQQQKRLMIAGGIVIIIIIIVCGVAFVYNGKSGKDKDGKGSSSKKGSSSSKGKSGSSSGGDDDEESSAAPMDLKAVSKTITILCKQTDFQVTCQESLSKAANASTTSPKDVVRTAVQVIGEAISQAFDRADLIMSNDPRVKAAVADCKEFFEYAKDELNRTLSGMDAKDSLTKQGYQLRVWLSAVIAHQETCIDGFPDGEFRTKVKDSFVKGKELTSNALALIEQASTFLAGIKIPEKRRLLAEEGEPVLGDDGIPEWVPDSERRVLKGGGFKNTMTPNVVVAKDGSGKFKTINEALAAMPKTYAGRYVIYVKEGVYEEYVVITRQMANVTVYGDGAKKSIVTGKKNFVDGLTTFKTATFAALGDGFMAIGMAFQNTAGPEKHQAVALLVQSDKSIFLNCRMDAFQDTLYAHSQTQFYRNCIITGTIDFIFGDAAAMFQNCIITFRRPMDNQQNIATAQGRADGREATGFVLQKCELNAEPPLTAPGRPPIRNYLGRPWREFSRTIIMESEIPALIDKAGYMPWAGDFGLKTLFYAEYGNKGPGADTAGRVNWPGYKKALSKDEATKFTLENFLHAQPWIDPTGTPVKYDFFG; encoded by the exons ATGTCGTCGTCGGCGTTCGGCGACTTCGGCCCGCTCACCGAGCGCCGCCGTGCCGAGAAggcgcggcagcagcagaagcgCCTCATGATTGCCGGAGGAATCGTCATCATCATTATAATCATTGTCTGTGGCGTCGCCTTCGTGTACAACGGGAAGTCAGGAAAGGACAAGGATGGCAAAGGGTCATCCAGCAAGAAGGGCTCGTCCTCATCAAAGGGTAAGTCCGgctccagctccggcggcgacgacgacgaggaatcCTCTGCAGCGCCGATGGACCTAAAAGCCGTGTCCAAGACAATCACGATACTGTGCAAGCAGACAGACTTCCAGGTCACGTGCCAGGAGAGCCTGAGCAAGGCGGCGAACGCGAGCACCACGTCGCCCAAGGACGTGGTCCGCACGGCCGTGCAGGTCATCGGCGAAGCGATCTCGCAGGCGTTCGACCGCGCCGACCTGATCATGAGCAACGACCCGCGCGTGAAGGCCGCCGTGGCCGACTGCAAGGAGTTCTTCGAGTACGCCAAGGACGAGCTCAACCGAACGCTCAGTGGCATGGACGCCAAGGACAGCCTCACCAAGCAAGGGTACCAGCTCCGGGTCTGGCTCAGCGCGGTGATCGCGCACCAGGAGACGTGCATCGACGGGTTCCCCGATGGGGAATTCAGGACCAAGGTGAAGGACTCGTTTGTCAAAGGGAAGGAGCTCACCAGCAACGCGCTGGCGCTCATCGAGCAGGCCTCCACGTTCCTCGCCGGCATCAAGATCCCCGAGAAGCGCCGGCTGTTGGCCGAGGAGGGCGAGCCGGTCCTCGGGGACGACGGCATACCGGAGTGGGTCCCCGACAGTGAACGGAGGGTTCTCAAGGGCGGCGGGTTCAAGAACACCATGACGCCCAACGTGGTGGTGGCAAAGGACGGCAGCGGCAAATTCAAGACCATCAACGAGGCACTCGCTGCCATGCCAAAGACCTACGCTGGAAG ATACGTGATCTACGTGAAGGAGGGTGTCTACGAGGAGTACGTTGTGATCACCAGGCAGATGGCGAACGTGACCGTGTACGGCGATGGTGCCAAGAAATCGATCGTCACCGGCAAGAAGAACTTCGTCGACGGGCTCACGACCTTCAAGACGGCAACcttcg CCGCGCTGGGCGACGGGTTCATGGCGATCGGGATGGCGTTCCAGAACACGGCGGGCCCGGAGAAGCACCAGGCGGTGGCGCTGCTGGTGCAGTCGGACAAGTCCATCTTCCTCAACTGCCGCATGGACGCGTTCCAGGACACGCTCTACGCGCACTCCCAGACCCAGTTCTACCGCAACTGCATCATCACGGGCACCATTGACTTCATCttcggcgacgcggcggccaTGTTCCAGAACTGCATCATCACGTTCCGCCGCCCGATGGACAACCAGCAGAACATCGCCACGGCGCAGGGCCGCGCCGACGGGCGTGAGGCCACGGGCTTCGTGCTCCAGAAGTGCGAGCTCAACGCCGAGCCGCCGCTCACGGCCCCCGGGCGCCCGCCCATCCGCAACTACCTGGGCCGGCCCTGGCGCGAGTTCTCGCGCACCATCATCATGGAGTCCGAGATCCCGGCGCTGATCGACAAGGCCGGGTACATGCCCTGGGCCGGCGACTTCGGGCTCAAGACGCTCTTCTACGCCGAGTACGGCAACAAAGGGCCCGGAGCTGACACGGCGGGGCGCGTCAACTGGCCCGGGTACAAGAAGGCGCTCAGCAAGGACGAAGCCACCAAGTTCACCCTGGAGAACTTCCTGCACGCCCAGCCGTGGATTGACCCGACCGGCACGCCGGTCAAGTACGACTTTTTCGGATAA
- the LOC106866726 gene encoding zinc finger MYM-type protein 5-like has product MSSRIRKYPSDSEKRKRKKRDEDMIKSLKGSMDKYLKSNMSTPDIARNPDEWAIVVVEEAPEENNVDNNMDDNNVSDHEPVFNSPESASVDEEPVFSTDIYDPINWDNLDNKVRDMLVEKGPQREENFEYPLDADGRHFSYIHYSGKLSNGENSLGRDGFYDWRHISVRLKEHEASVEHLTNMKSWNELRARLSKHETIDKELQQEISKEKERISLAFRGSSEQLYNAINGNF; this is encoded by the exons ATGTCGTCAAGAATTAGAAAATATCCATCTGACAgtgagaaaaggaaaaggaagaaacgaGATGAGGATATGATAAAGTCGCTGAAAGGATCCATGGATAAATATTTAAAGAGTAACATGAGCACGCCCGACATAGCAAGAAATCCAGATGAGTGGGCAATAGTTGTTGTGGAAGAGGCCCCTGAAGAGAACAATGTTGACAACAACATGGATGATAACAATGTGAGTGATCATGAGCCTGTATTTAATTCTCCGGAATCTGCTAGTGTTGATGAGGAACCAGTTTTTAGCACTGATATTTATGATCCAATAAATTGGGATAATCTTGATAACAAAGTAAGGGATATGTTAGTGGAGAAGGGGCctcaaagagaagaaaattttgaataTCCATTGGATGCTGATGGAAGACATTTTTCATACATTCATTACTCTGGAAAATTGAGCAATGGAGAG AATTCATTGGGACGTGATGGTTTTTATGATTGGAGGCATATCAGTGTGAGATTGAAAGAACATGAAGCTAGTGTTGAGCATCTTACCAACATGAAGTCTTGGAATGAGCTGAGAGCTAGATTGAGCAAACATGAAACAATTGACAAAGAGTTACAGCAAGAAATCTCAAAGGAGAAAGAACGCATAAG CTTGGCTTTTAGAGGTTCTAGTGAGCAGCTCTACAATGCCATTAATGGTAATTTTTAG
- the LOC100824128 gene encoding uncharacterized protein LOC100824128 encodes MLPRIQRSIFHLGEEGGHGHRGAEHHGHVENITHIHHQHLGGEQNYDRRRLVRRGRDATDAVVGLQILVQHQYTQPCHIVLKPMVSWPPARHRRHPRSFSRACCFLCRRVLSPTKDVYMYRGDQGFCSEECRRQQILADEARENEAMAWKDRRGLPHHRRHHHGPRPSTASVRGARLLAVA; translated from the exons ATGCTCCCAAGGATCCAGAGAAGCATCTTCCATCTCGGGGAGGAGGGTGGTCATGGCCACCGCGGTGCTGAGCATCATGGACATGTAGAGAACATTACTCATATCCATCATCAGCACCTTGGGGGGGAACAAAACTAcgaccgccgccggctcgTCCGGCGAGGGCGAGACGCCACCGACGCCGTTGTGGGGCTACAAATCCTCGTCCAGCACCAGTACACGCAGCCGTGCCACATCGTCCTCAAGCCGATGGTCagctggccgccggcgcgccaccgccgccatcctcgcAGCTTCTCGAGGGCCTGCTGCTTCCTGTGCAGGAGGGTGCTCAGCCCTACCAAAGACGTGTACATGTACAG GGGAGATCAGGGGTTTTGCAGCGAGGAGTGCCGGCGGCAGCAGATCTTGGCAGATGAGGCGAGGGAGAACGAGGCCATGGCCTGGAAGGATCGCCGAGGCCTGCCGCACCATCGTCGCCATCACCACGGGCCACGGCCGTCCACGGCGTCGGTCCGCGGCGCACGATTACTGGCGGTGGCCTAA
- the LOC100824435 gene encoding alanine aminotransferase 2: MSYNKTASITVETINPKVKTINYELRGEIARHAEMLQEEIEKNPGSRPFPEILYCNLGNPQALGQRPISFFREVLSLCDNPTLLHRDEARTLFSPCAINRARRIIESMPGRDTGSYTDSQGIRSFREAVANGIAARDGFPSRPEEIFLTDGASSAINLTMQLLIRSDEDAILCPLPECPLYSSSIILHGGTMVPYNLSEDGDWGLEIFEVKRCLEEARISGLTVRAMVIINPANPTGQVLSMANQEEIVEFCRKEGLVLLADEVYQDNVYVEDKKFNSFKKVARSLGYDKNDISIVSFHSASMGYYGECGRRGGYMEICGFGEDVLGEIYKVASVTLCPNIGGQILTSLVMDPPKLGDESFETFLAEKDNIHSSLVKRAKTLEDAFNSLESMTCNRIEGAMYLFPRIQLPSAAIKAANAEGVSPDTFYACRLLDATGILVVPGSAFHQVSGRDRASGTCHIRCTVLPSEEKIKAMIPRLRDFHESFMDEFRDRS, translated from the exons ATGTCGTACAACAAGACCGCGTCCATCACCGTGGAGACCATAAACCCCAAG GTGAAGACTATCAACTACGAGCTCCGTGGGGAGATCGCTAGGCACGCAGAG ATGTTGCAGGAGGAGATTGAGAAAAATCCAGGCTCTCGTCCTTTCCCAGAG ATACTGTACTGCAATCTTGGGAACCCCCAGGCTCTTGGCCAGCGACCGATATCTTTCTTTCGCGAG GTTCTTTCTCTGTGCGATAATCCAACACTCCTGCACCGAGATGAAGCTCGTACATTGTTCAG TCCATGTGCCATAAATAGAGCGCGGAGGATTATCGAGTCAATGCCTGGCAGGGACACTGGTTCATATACTGACAGTCAG GGCATCAGAAGTTTTCGTGAAGCAGTTGCAAACGGCATTGCTGCGAGAGATGGTTTTCCATCAAGGCCAGAAGAAATTTTTCTTACAGACGGAGCGAGTTCAGCA ATTAATTTGACTATGCAGCTGCTCATTAGGTCCGATGAAGATGCCATTTTATGCCCTTTACCTGAATGTCCTTTATACTCTTCTTCCATAATACTCCATGGTGGAACGATG GTACCATATAATCTTAGTGAGGATGGTGATTGGGGCCTTGAGATTTTCGAAGTAAAGAGGTGTTTGGAGGAGGCCCGTATATCCGGTTTGACTGTTCGAGCTATGGTGATCATAAATCCTGCAAATCCTACTGGGCAG GTTCTGTCTATGGCCAACCAGGAGGAGATAGTGGAATTTTGTCGGAAAGAAGGTTTGGTTCTACTTGCAGATGAG GTATACCAAGACAATGTCTATGTGGAGGATAAGAAGTTCAATTCTTTCAAGAAAGTTGCCAGATCACTTGGATACGACAAGAATGACATATCTATTGTATCATTTCATTCGGCCTCGATGG GGTACTATGGAGAATGTGGTAGGAGGGGAGGCTACATGGAGATATGTGGTTTTGGTGAAGATGTGCTGGGTGAGATTTACAAGGTGGCTTCTGTGACCCTTTGCCCCAACATTGGTGGCCAAATTCTTACTAGCCTTGTTATGGATCCACCTAAG CTAGGGGATGAATCTTTTGAGACTTTCCTAGCTGAAAAGGACAACATCCATTCATCTTTAGTCAAGCGCGCCAAG ACCTTGGAGGATGCATTCAACAGCCTGGAGAGCATGACCTGCAACAGGATAGAAGGCGCAATGTACCTCTTCCCACGGATCCAGCTCCCTTCAGCAGCGATCAAAGCCGCCAATGCCGAGGGTGTTTCCCCGGACACATTCTACGCGTGCCGCCTCCTAGACGCCACCGGGATCCTCGTCGTCCCCGGTTCTGCATTCCACCAA GTCTCCGGGCGCGACAGGGCCTCCGGGACATGTCATATCCGGTGCACCGTCCTGCCCAGCGAGGAAAAGATCAAGGCGatgatcccgcggctcagggaCTTCCATGAGTCCTTCATGGACGAGTTCCGCGACCGATCCTGA